Part of the Engystomops pustulosus chromosome 4, aEngPut4.maternal, whole genome shotgun sequence genome is shown below.
AGAGGCTGTTTCTGTAATCTAATCTCCATTCTTGTGTTTTTATGCATATTTTGGTCCATTATGAATCTTTTTCTCTTTTATAATTGCATATTGCGACAGGATGCAATTCGAGATGTCCATGTGAAAGGACTGATGTACCGAGCTGTGGAGGCTGACATTGGTAAGGAGGGTGTAactcattacaggcagtccccgggttacatacaagatagggtctggaggtttgttcttaagttgaatttgtatgtaagtcgaaactgtatattttataattgaagttctagacaaatttttttcttttgccccagtgaaaattggagtttcaaaatttttgctgtaattggaccaagaattatcaataaagctgcattacagacaccgtacagctgatcattgcagtctgggactatggtaaagcatttagagagcttcaccagagatcacagtgggcagaggggtccgtctgtaactatgggttgtctgtaagtcgggtgtccttaagtaggggaccgcctgtacatgataTCATGATGCAAGTCTTATGGATTGCTTGTGGAGCAACAGATAATTTCTGTTTGACTGCTCATATTGTTCAATTAGACTCTGCAAAGAGATTATACCTCTTTATGGATGTTATGATGGCATTGAAATATGAACTTTATACACAACCAGAGATCAATTGAAACCTAACACGAATCAAAGTTTCACAAATCTGCCTTTCGTGTTCACTTGTCAAAACATTTCCCATTTCAGCATCTACATAAAAGTACTTTTTCTCCTGCAATTTTTATCCTGGGCACTAGATAGACTAAGACTTTCTAAACATGTAGGGTTTTTGTTCTATGCAGTAGCCCCCTCTTATATATCACAGACACAACAGACAGGATTACATTGCCATGAGGCTGCGCTTTTGTATATCCCTAAATTCTATTAGCAAAAAAGAGGGAAGATGGCAGCCATCTCTCGCATAATCGTGGtcagaaaatggaagaaaaaaagtTATTTCATTTTGATTCATTGAATTTCATCTTGATTCATTAAAATCACATTGTAAAAGACATAACTGTTTCCcttttaaaagaaaaacattaaCAAATTCCCATGACACTTTGTGCATAATTTATGTGTTATATGTTTTTATTTGAGTTTTTTTTAGAGTTTGAAGGCATTAAAGACTACCTCAAGTCGATTTCAGACCCTAAGTCACACCATCCTTATGCACCTGTGGTTAAGGGCCTCAAATTGACCTTTTTtcatatagaaaataataaactgtaATACTTTTCTGGATGTGAGTCTTATTGGGCACATCAGACTTGCATCAGATGATCCGATGCATCCGGGgcctacgtttttttttttttttttttttttttttttttttggtttgctttttttttcccGACTGCTTAAAATTCATATagggtgatttgggaccctaaaccggtccataaggatctgtgggtagtttagtgtcccaaatcaccatgaccggttccctttaagtaaaaaaaacaataatatattTGGGTACAAATATGGTGACAAAATAACAAGAGGTTTAGTCTATGACAAAGAATAGCAGCCAcaatcatgtgtataggaggaaaaGATGAAGTGGATAAATTAAAGAGGTTTTGGTTGTGACACCCGACATCCCTGCTGAGGAAGCGGACCACTCAGCCCTAGTGTATCGGCTGTCCCATAGAACTCTAGGTGCAGTGTAGATGAGAACTACGTTTATGTCATTCCAAGTTTATGCCTTGAAATCAAATCAATATCTCTTTTCAGCATTTTGAGAGAATATGCAGTATTTGTGATTTGGTTTTAAGAATTGTCTTATACTTGgattaatatatattttctttttcctaGAGAGATATATTTGCTATGGGGAGAAAACTCAAGCTGTATTGGCAAAGTTGGCAAACCATGGAAAAAAGATGTTTCTTATAACAAACAGCCCCAGTAGCTTTGTGTAAGTCCTCATTACAAATTCCATGAGGCTGTTTGATGTAATGTGCAAGTCACTGCAACGTTTATATTGTGTCACAATTTATATTggttgtttttatacatttactactactacaatcaattagacattttttttctttgtctacTACAAACAGTTTTGCTGCTTATTTTATAAAATGGTGTTTACAAATGAATAATTTTGCAGAATTTCTTTTCAGGGACAAAGGAATGAATTTCATTGTGGGAAAAGATTGGAGAGATCTTTTCGACGTTGTAATTGTTCAAGCTGACAAACCAAATTTCTTCAATGACAAAAGAAGGTATGCAACAGCtttaaggaaatcttccatcaaaatccatcatgataaaccatggacacttactcatagatccaggcactgcgactgtgctaatatccttatatttgttatccatggcctcctttttttaacttttaacattatgctaatgagcaagaagagCTCTGGGAGGCGTCTCCCCCTACCACTTactcccccagcacttccatcTGCCTCCTGTTATCTCATACAGTGTGAGGAGGGAAGTgatcctgcacattgtaacagcctgtgaagctacaacacagattGGCTCTGTTAACGTCtacaagagcccttcaggctaattggCATGAagatacaaatataagaagattactacagtcatggtgcctggattttAAGGACCACTCCCTGGCAGAGTGGTCAGTGCAGAGACAGGATGCTGTATGGACTGTGATTTGCAGGACGACCATGGTTGTCTAAAACAGACCATAACCTAAACTTGCTTGTGGCTCAGACCATGCTGCGTGAATTAGGATGGATTATATTTTTAAGTAGAAAACTTGGCATCTGGTCAATAGATGGATTGAGAAATGCATTTGCCAGCAGGCACACAACACCATTATTGTAATGGAGACTTGGCTAATGGATAGTTTCCTTCACAATCGCTTGATCTTGTTAAAGTAGCATTGATGCAATGTTTAATGGTGGGAATAGTTTTATAGACATTAACTGGTTTAATCTGGGTTTATGCTTTCAGACTTGCTGTTAATTGTAGCCTTTAGACTGAAATAATTTATATGGCCGTCATTATTACATGGAATAATAAAGAACTTCCTGTTGTGATTGGGAATGAAGAGTAATTGAAGCTAATGTAAAACTAGCATAGGGAAAGACCTTAGTACAGTGATGTTCCTTATATCTGAATTATGGTTATGATATAGGAATGTAGACTGCTGCATCaatccaaaatctgaaaaagtCAGAAGCAAAATACTTTGCTGAATAAACGAAGAAAACTCCAAATCCGGTTCAATAAAATATCCTAACATTTTTATTGTCACTCTACATTGAACTATAAAttaaatggcatctaccaccagattactggttgtagagtgtcctaaataggcttCTCATTACAGGGGGGACTGTGTTTTACATGTATGTCGAAGTTTTTAGTGCCCGTGATAACTTTATGAACGCCCCTAATGCCCCTAGTCTCCTAGTTCCCCTGCCCTGGGGggaggggcgtgcataaattgcTATCGCCAGTTTGTTTGCATTTTTAATGCCGAAATAATTAACTTTGTAAGGCACGTCCCCACCCTCTCCTAAACGTAAGGAGCAACCTATTTAGGACACTCTCTACCATGAGTagtctggtggtagatgacctttaagcaACTTTgcaataaaacatattttaacaAACCTTTCTGCTGTTGATTTGTGGAGATCCTATGTAGGGCATAGGGAGACTTAGTACATGAATTGCAACAAAAAACTGGTATACTGGCCACAGCGAGGATGTGAGGGACTGAGCGTCTAGTGTGTCTGGCAAATTTATGTTAACGAACCTGAAGGGTTCTGGGGGATTAACAGAACTCCACCGTGCTACAGCTTCAAGGAAACAACTGtctcccccattccccttctacctcagcactttcccctccctgtgcctgatgtaatctcacagcagcagagggtgTTTCAACACaccgtgggagggggaagtgctcctgtaacagcctgtgaagctacaacacagagtggctctggtaatgtccctggtgtagccatgcttgattttcattatagattttctttaatagttATGGGAAAATCTGGATCCATTTTACACTTTCGCTCCTGAAACTCTTAGTTATACAGTAAAATTGCTTTAGTCCAGCCCTTTcatgattttcagtttttttgtgtttttttttttttttaaatatttcttcaGACCTTTCCGGAAGGTTACAGATCGAGGAGTTTTACTGTGGGATAAAATTCACCAACTAGAAAAGGGCAAGATTTACAAGCAGGTTTGtacttttagcttttttatatTCTTATTAAGGCTTGCAATATATGTTGAATAATTTTGAATGGTTTATGCATTTTGTTTTTTCCTTTCTATAGGGCAACCTGTTTGAATTTTTGAAGCTCACTGGTTGGCGAGGATCTAAAGTCTTATACTTTGGTGATCACATATATAGTGATCTGGCAGTAAGTCCTGTCTCTTAGaacataaaacctgtataaaaatAAATCCAATTTAGCATCTGCTAGTAGCAGCTATGTTTGTTTGCTAGATACTTCTTTCACTCGTATATTGTTGCTATCAGCATTGCAGATCTTTAGAAGGGATTATTGTGCAGTACAAAATTTAGGTAGTTGGGTTGGTATTTTGTACAACTGCAAAAATATTTATTGCAAAATATATACTGAAACCCTTTATAATGCTACAGTaagacaaataattaaaaaaggaaACATTTACATTGCTATAAATGTAAGAGAACATTACACATATAATTTTTATGGAATTGATCCAGTTTAATGACCGCATCAAATTATCACGAAGCCCACAGGAAGGACTACCAGTTATACAGCAAATTATAAGATGACAATTTGGTCCTATAAATCATTTTAGCCCTTCTGGTCATCCTCACCATAACGTCACAGAGATGGGGCTCACTCTGGGTGCACTGTAGCCTAACATGCACAATGTATGTGCTGGGCTAACAGAGAGTGAAACTTGTCATAAGGGAGGGATGTGGGACGTCCTTTACAACATATGGGTTGAATGGaggtggagagagcttgacttcagtgttgtaCTTCCCAGCATGCTGCAGATTCTAAGCCCGTTTCCACTGCATGATTTTTTCCCCAATatgtggatgggatttgtatAATCCAATCTACATTGCTGTCAATATAAATAACTGATAATAAATAAACCCCCTTAAAAGGGGTTTTGAAAGTAAATACATTATTTTTAAAtccgtattattattattattattattattattatttattataaatccTACCTCCTCAGTGGCCTTTCAAAAAATTTGAAAACCTCTTAAACTGGTGACAGGGGAGGATGCCTCATCTAGTCGTGCAGTTGTCACACAAGATATGGCTAGCGATTAGTGCATTGGGCTAATGTAACACAACATGGGCATATCAATTAACCCTGACTGGCTGTAATTTGGCAAGATGACTGCACAACTAAATAATGACtagttaaataaaaataaaaattatctcAGGGTTGACCTTGGTTGACGGGTATTTTTCTTTTATGTGATTGTTAACATAACTTTTCATCCGACTTGTTACAGTGAAATATGTTGCAGGATAGCCCACACTATACTTTCCTATGCAGCCTTCTTGTGATTTTTAGAAATTTGTGATTCGGTAGTCTGCAAGTCTATACAATCCTATGTTGCCTCCTTATTATCTAGGACCTAACCTTAAAGCATGGGTGGAGGACAGGTGCCATAATTCCTGAGCTGAAATCAGAACTTACGATCATGAACACTTCTGAGTATATTGAGACGATGGCCTGGCTGCAGGGTCTAACCGGTTTACTTGAACGAATGCAGGTATGTGGGAAAATAAGTAAGTTggtggtttcatctgaccattgtGCAGGCCGGGCTAGCGGCCATTGATCTCCCCCTGCTTCAGTTCATGTACATAGTATACCTCCTTCTCATCTCATTGTTTTGTTTCTAAAAGATGTCCAGCCTGAATTTAAACATCCTGATCCAGTTCATGTAATTCTATATTAAATGGCTActcttttctttctctctctatgctgtactattttttttaatttattttattaaaagtgGAACTGAAAAAGGGTCTCACATAAACTCTTCTTCAATTTTGTTTTTTCTCAAACAGGTTTACAGAGATGCCGAGTCACAGATGCTCTTACGCGATTGGATAAGAGAGAGGCAACAGATgaggtaaattttttttctttgacgTTCCTCTGCTCTTTTGAACTGGTTTACAAACCTGCTTGTCTTCAATGAGGATAGGAGATTAAGGGTAACTGCACAGGAATGTAGACAAAATCAGATGTAAAAAACTGTAATGGTATACCCATCTGGACATTCaccttttaattaaaatgtatctgCCATATATACCAGCATTTCTTCAactgcattttataaaaaattgtaGCTGTGTGAaaattcccataaatgtagccatgatgTCCCTTAGAAAAAAGACCATCTGATATGACCATCGTCACACTCCGGCAGCCGTGCATTCAAGACGGTTGTGGGACATAtagtatttcatatacaaaaattattttgtttctttgtgcaatcactgcagcagaagtggttgtatccaaggacagctatctgaTGCCTTGGGAAACATATGActgcatttatgggaaattatctacaTACAGGTAATTAACATCCAACTGAGGAAATGTATCTATAGAGCCGTTGAATTGCTGCCAAAGTCTTTTTATATACAGAGGATGGTGGTGATTTGGCaaccacagccatgtgcatgCTACAGTAGGAGGttcattaaaaagtattgcatttagcGAAGTcattgttttttaatattttttgggggatttatcTCATTCTTATGTTGCTGCTCTTCTATATATCTGCTGTCCAATATTGCACACCCCTAAGTAAAATTGCAGCAAAAACATGGCAGAATCGGGGCCGATCCtgattttaaattaaatgctcctTACCCACATTAAAAAAGAGACCAACTCCTATCAGAAATAAATCTAGTGCAAATGGAAGCCCAGCACACGTCCTCCCTAGGCGATAGGTGGGCCGAGGCACACACCTCCCCTTCCAGTATATCGGCagatccagcaaaaaaaaaatgtatactcacCTACCTTCAGTCCTGGCAGCCACCTCCTCGTTCCTGCTCTTATTACACCGGACACAGGCAGCAGTGCCATCTCTGAAACAGTGACATTACTGCGGTGCGGCATGGGTCACACGCTCAGCGGTATGTgcatctttaaagaggacctgtcacctaaattttcggcactaggagctgcttactaaagtaagcagctcctagtgcttgatcaaacgctgcagtgttagagtgatagtgttactggaaacctccggtaacgctatcaaacactttagtaagcagctcctagtgccgataaattgggtgacaggtcctctttaagagtcACATACAGTTGTTACCAATGAGGGCTGAGACGTCGTCCCCAAGAGTGGGAGGCGAGGGTGGTGCCATAGGCAATCACCTACTCCTCTTCCTTCCCTACTGCTAGCATTGTAGAATGTAAGCTCCAATatttggcaataaaaacattgtagAGAATAAAAAAATGTTGATAAATATTGACAATGATAAATTAAGGTAATGCCACAAATGCTACTTCTTACCAGCTAATACTTCCTAATAATTCTTCTGTCTAATGTAGGGACAAGGCTCGAAAAATCTTTAACCCCCGTTTTGGCAGTATATTCCGGACTGATCATAATCCCACCTACTTCTTGAGGCGCCTCTCTCGGTTTGCTGATATTTACATGGAATCCTTAAGCTGCTTACTGAACTATGACCTGCATCACACTTTTTATCCAAAGAGAACACCGCTCCAGCATGAGGTCCCTGTGTGGTCTGAACAGCAGTACCCTGGTACATTCGGGATCCCATTCTTGCAGCAAATAGCTCAGCAGAAGTGATTCTTCCCCTCCAGTCATGTACTGTTATGGCTTCATGGATGATGAACTGAATGTAGCTTTTAGAAGTCATTTGTAACACTCTACAATTTACCAGCTTTTATGGAGTGCAGATTGCCACATGTATTTAGACCTGAACATGAGTGATGACTTGTACAAAGCAGCaatgtttttatgttgtttttttttagaccCGTTACCGATTCACTCAAGAATTTTAGGGTTCTCTTCATATCGCAGCTATTTTTACAGTTGTAGAATGTCTTCAATTAGTTTGGAAGTGTATAATTTTATCAAGATTTGTTTTATAATCTCTTATTTTCTATTAGACTATGCGCTCCTTAAACGATAAGCCATGTAAAGCATGTAGTATGAAGTCTCCAATCAGTACCCAGTACAAACTATTGAGCCGCTCCTGTCTGAATGGACCTGGCCAACCTGGTATCACTCTTGCCACTCATCCAGCCCCTTGTCTATATCTCTTATCTGGTCCACTTCAGTCTTCTAGTAGCCTGCACTCACCAGCTGGTTTCTCTTCTGCAAATGAGGAAATGGGTCTTGAGGTATAGGGTGGGCCTAATATCGGATACGTTCTGTTATCAGATTGTTGTGATGCCTTGCTTTGTTTTCTCAAATATAGAATGTTTCTGTGGATTGTTCTACAATGTATACTTGTCtcacaacagttttttttttaaatcctctaacagaaagttaaaaaaatgtcctATGCGCACATAGCCAGATCCGTGTACCTGGAAATGTAGTGCATTTCACAAGGCAAATAGTCGATGGAAACCAGCCAGTATGTGGAATAGAAACTTTGGTATCATGCAAAAATGCCATCCTTGCTTCAGGTACAAGAAATGAAGTTAGTACAGTCTGAGTTGTATGGACTTTGGACGTGATCATTTATCCCCTAAAGTAGGGGAACAAAGTGCAATTTTCAGCACAAAGCTTCTTCTGGCCtaagcaattttttttgtttaaaaggttattttaaagaagtaaaaaaattcTTGTGTGAGATTTGTGAATGTATCAGTTAGTTACTACTTGACATTTCTTTATACAAAGCCTGCAGGGAATAGGCAGATGAGATGGGATGGAAGTGGAGAAAACTAGATCTGTCACTATACCAGGGTgaatgtgttcctgtgtgtgtgctTTGTGATATATTGTGGTTTTGCTTGCTCTGGTAgtgtctttttgttttttaacatttggaatttttgcccTCTTTCCAAAACAGATGACCTTTCAGAACGAAGCACATAGACCCCAACCCCTCTTACTGTTCATGCAAGGGGTGCTACAGACAAGCGTTTCTCTGAAGTAACTTATTGTTTTCTAGCTCTAGGTTTGTTCTATGTTGCTTTAGTTAGTACAATCTATTCTCAGATACTTTTGGGAAATGAGACACAGAACGAGTATAAATAATGGAATATACCAggctattgaatattccatgaatGTCTCCTTTTATTTATTGCTTATCGTAGCTTATAGAATTGATGCTACAACTTGGTTTAGATACACGCTACTAATTTTCTGTCTGAGAGACGATTTGCTTGTTTTCTAATGCCTGATATTTGGCGTGTGTATTGCTTGTGTGGTCATAGGGTGACTGTGACTTTGAAGTATGTTTACACTGCAGGAGTTGTGATATTGTCTATAGCACTATACATTAATCTAGACCAGCACAGCCACTACAATAGGATTGTAAGTACATTATGTTGCCTTATTGCACATTTTATATTGAGTAGTAAATTGCTGACTTAGAGTATTTCTAAATGGTACCAGCTTATCTATACAATGTATTTTGGTATGATCCTGTGCAATCTATTTATGACAGGTAAACTTGATAAACTATGTAATATTTATTGTATTACATTTCTGTATGAATTCATTTTTCTGTTTTACCAGTGATTTtagtaaaatattaataaatgtgtttaaacttttttattggtTGTTTTATTCATTAAAGGGCCCACTGACTTAATCTGCATAGGGATATGCTATTGACCTTATTGGGGGGAAAGGAATCCATAAATGTACTCCTCACCAGATGAAACTTTAACCCTCTTTCATGGTTGTCTTTTTATGTATGGAATATGAACTGAGCTGGTTGAAGCATTGAGAACAAGAGCATAACTAGTAAAGACATGTGTGGCATAATCAAGTATATCTATGTAAAATAGAGTGACCCATATTACAGCCAGGTACAgttggtatggaaagtattcacaccccttttAAATTTTCccctctgtttcattgcagccaattggtaagatcaaaaaagttctttttcccttacatcccccatgacggccccacctggaggatgaccccttgacctctgtggggacaggaagcagagaaggttaaaagccccacccctgcatccatactccagtgtcttcctgtccccacacggggcagggagcagagagaggtcTCTCCTCACGTTCCTCCTCCGGGGGAAGGCTGTGGGGGGGACCGCCGTACATGCGCGTGTATCTACCCTTACCCTACCAGTCCTGGACCTCGCTTCGGCGCATTGCGCATATTCCCTGGTGCCTGAAGGGACTGTTGCTCCGGCTCTACCCCCGACTCCGATGAGTTCCAGGGTACCCGGAAGCCGGGCAGCACGATCGAGACTCCGGTCACGTGACCCGGCGGTGTTGACAGGAGTCGCACCAGAAATGACGCTCTCCACTGGTCACATGCTCCACGtggtgacgacttccggtcgcaccggaagtgacgcgccgcTACTCCGCTGAGGGCGGTAAGTTCAGAAACAGACCGCAGGTAGTCACTCTGCATCTGAGGTCTACTAAGCAGCGATCGCTTGCTCAAGGAGCCGGACTAAGGATTCGATCCCCAACCTGCAGTGCAAGGTATTTGGACATATTGATAATTCAGCAGGGTAAGCCTTGATATTTACCAGActtgtgttatatgtgtaggtCTTATGGAGGTTTCTGTCTTTCCCTGTGACATCCTTTCCATGGAGACTTCTATGTCAGAACCCCTATCCACGGCTCCTGTAAGTGCTCATGTGTATTAGGGGTAGGGGCTCTATACTATACCCCCATATATAAAATAATCTCTCCTTCTCTTGGTAGGAGCCTAGAGCGAAGGAGAGAGTTAGGAGCAAGGAGCTCCCTAAAGAATCTGAGAAGAAAAAGTCCTCTTCTCGTAAATGTAATATGTGCTATGCAAAGCTCATTCCAGCCTATAAGAAGCCTGTGTGTAAAGACGGTCTGTCTGGATAATCTCTTGAAAGAAGAGTGATCAGGATTTATGGACGAaatactttcctttattaaagggGAAGTACAGACGTCAGTTGCCACCACTATAGCTTCTCTCCACTCCCAGGGTCACCTA
Proteins encoded:
- the NT5DC3 gene encoding 5'-nucleotidase domain-containing protein 3; the encoded protein is MSPARAFLGGCCRLSRATGRRLAPSPGPPLRAGWLRYLSACTGGPEEGDMRRYLSAHYSEARRSINEIIPSIPSNMLNPKAIFSNNEMSLENIEIYGFDYDYTLAFYSKDLHTLIFNTARDLLIHEHRYPNELKRYEYDPNFAIRGLHYDVHKALLMKIDSFHYIQLGTVYRGFEVVPDSEVIEMYQGSHVPLEQMSDFYGKSSEGNTLKQFMDIFSLPEMTLLSCVNDYFLKNNIDYEPVHLYKDVKDAIRDVHVKGLMYRAVEADIERYICYGEKTQAVLAKLANHGKKMFLITNSPSSFVDKGMNFIVGKDWRDLFDVVIVQADKPNFFNDKRRPFRKVTDRGVLLWDKIHQLEKGKIYKQGNLFEFLKLTGWRGSKVLYFGDHIYSDLADLTLKHGWRTGAIIPELKSELTIMNTSEYIETMAWLQGLTGLLERMQVYRDAESQMLLRDWIRERQQMRDKARKIFNPRFGSIFRTDHNPTYFLRRLSRFADIYMESLSCLLNYDLHHTFYPKRTPLQHEVPVWSEQQYPGTFGIPFLQQIAQQK